CTTTCGATAACTTCTGCTTCCTCGATTGCAACCCCTTCAAACAAGGCTTTAAATTCTTCTCCGGTAACAGTTTTATCTTTTAAGAGACGCTGTGCAATTTCTTCCAGCTTATCCCGTTGTTCATTGAGAATAAAGCAGGCACGTTCAAAAGCATTCTCCACAATATTGCGGATTTCCCTATCAATTACGGCTGCTACTTCTTCACTGTAATTCCGAGAACGGCTGATATCACGACCAAGGAATACTTCACCGCTGTCCGAATGACCAAAAGTCATCGGACCAAGGTGTTCGCTCATTCCCCATTCTGTAACCATGCTACGGGCTAATTTCGTGGCCCGTTCGATATCATTACTGGCACCAGTACAAATATCATCCAGAGCAATCTTCTCAGCAGCCCGGCCGCCTAAAAGACCGCAGATATTTTCCAATAGCTTAGTTTTACTCATATGCTGGCGATCATCATCCGGCAGTGACAGAGTATAACCGGCTGCCATGCCACGAGGGATAATCGATATCTCGTGAACAGTATCACATTGCGGCAAGAGATGCAAAACAATAGCATGTCCCGCTTCATGGTATGCAGTGATAACCAGATCGTCTTCATTAATAACCTTACTTTTCTTTTCCGGACCGGCAATTACCCGTTTAATAGCTTCTTCCAGCTCAACCATATCGATTATTTTCTTCTGTTTACGAGCTGACAATAATGCCGCCTCGTTCATCAGGTTTTCCAGATCGGCACCTGTAAATCCTGGTGTTCCTTTGGCAATAACCTGCAGATCAACATCCTCACCCAATGGTTTATCCTTTTTATGTACATTAAGGATTTCTTCACGACCTTTTACATCCGGTACTCCAACAGTTACCTGACGGTCAAATCGACCCGGTCTTAAAAGTGCCGGATCCAGAATATCTGGACGGTTTGTCGCTGCGATGATGATAATACCCTCATTGATACCAAAACCATCCATTTCAACTAGAAGCTGATTCAGTGTCTGTTCTCTTTCATCATGTCCACCGCCGAGTCCGGCACCACGATGACGACCTACCGCATCAATTTCATCAATAAATAGAATACAGGGGGCATTCTTCTTTGCTGTTTCAAAGAGATCTCGAACCCTTGAAGCACCAACCCCAACAAACATTTCCACAAAATCAGAACCAGAGATGGTGAAAAACGGTACTGCCGCTTCTCCTGCAACTGCCCGGGCAAGAAGAGTCTTACCTGTCCCTGGAGGGCCCACTAAAAGTACCCCTTTAGGAATGCGGGCACCTAACTTACGGTAACGGTCCGGTGATTTCAGGAAGTCTACAATTTCTTCCAGCTCTTCCTTTTCTTCATCGGCACCTGCGACATTTTTAAAGGTGACCTTATTTTCACCTTCTACATGAAGTTTGGCCCGACTTTTGCCAAAAGACATGACTTTTCCTCCGCCGCCTCCAGACTGCTGGGAAAATACCATGAAAAACACGACCATCAGAATAATAATCACCACTGAAGGAATCAGTGAAATCCACCATGAATCCTGTTGTTCAGTAATGGTTACCTGCAAATTATTCTCAAGGATATATGGTGTAACCTGCTCGTCAATAACATACTGGGGAACAATAGATTCGAACTGCTCTCCACTTTTCAACACCCCTGTTACTTTGGAATTGTTAATTTCAATTTCCTGAACCTGGTTATTTTCCAATTCATTCACAAGATCACTGTAAATAATTGTTGTGACTTCATCCTGAACAGGGTTTAAAAATGTCACTGCTACTACAATAATCAGCAAAATCACCATATAAAAGCCAATCATTTTAAGGTATTTATTCAAAATTAAACTCTCCTCTCATCATTTATTCATAAACTTCTTTTTTTAGTATCCCAATATAAGGCAAATTGCGATACTTCTGGGCAAAATCCAATCCATAGCCCACAACAAACTCATTGGGAATGTCAAAACCGATATAATCAGCAGTCACGTGCTGCTCTCGCCTTTCGGGTTTATCCAAGAGAGAACAGACTTTGACATCTTTAGCACCCATCGTCTTAAAACTATCCATTAGAAACTTCAAAGTATTGCCAGTGTCTATAATATCTTCTACTAAAAGAATATAACGATCTTTTACCTCCATGGAAATATCATGTTCCAACTTAACCGTTCCACAGCTTCTTGCCTCGTTACCATAGCTGGAGGCCTTTAAAAAATCAATTTCCATTATAACATCCATTTCCCGGATCAGGTCTGCCATAAAAATTGCGCTCCCTTTAAGAACACCAATCAATAAGGGATTCTTATCCTGATAAACTTCAGTTAATTCTTGACCCATTTCACTGATCCGCTTTTTCAAAGCAGCTTCGTCCACCAAAACTTCCTGAATATCGGCTCTCACACTTTTCTCCTAACATAACTTAATTTTTATACGGATTGCATTTATTGTTTTACGCTCAGCCAGCAAGCGACTATTAACCGTATGCCCCACAACCCAGAGGACTTCATTCCCGCTGGTCAAAAGTGGAATTTCATCCCGCTCCTGCCTGGCAATTTTTTTGTCAATACAATATTTCTTAAGCGATTTTTTTCCGGTCATTCCTGACTGGTAAAAAAAGTCGCCAATTTCCCGGTATCTAATTACAAGCTTATCCATTATTTTATCATAATCAAATATTTTTTCACTATGATTTTTAAGATCTTTTGCAAAATATTCATCTTTTTTCGCTTCCCATTGGTCTGGTTTAAGCATTTCTGTTTCAATAATCAGACGAAAAGATGAAAGAATATAGGTTTTATCAGGGAGAATCGTTTTAGTAAAGACTTTTCTTTCAAGCGCTTCTTTCACCGCCTCAATACTAATTGACTGATAACGACGAACCCCTTTCACCCCTAAAGGAAAGTGGACTTCTCCTGTTGTTTTGTCGCCTTTAATTAAACGCGCAAAGGCAATGATATGATTGTACTCAATTTCCTTTAAACTACCCTTAAAAAGCAGGATTGCGCGACGCAACAGCTCTTCTCTGACAAGTTTTCTTTCTTTCAGCCAAAGACTGCGATCAATTGAAACTCGGTCTTTTTCTTTTCTGATGATATGACCTTCAATACGCACCACATAATCTGCAAGAAAGTCCTCATAGTCGGCAGCAATCTGGGCAAATTGACAAAAGTGTTCCTGAGCCCTGGGATTAATGGAAAGAATTCCCGGCATAATTTCATGCCTTATTTTATTTCGAGTATAAAGGTCTGAAAAATTACTCTCATCGGTATGGTAGACAAGACCTTTTTCACCACAGTAATCCAGTATTTCTCTCTTGGAAACCGGCAAAAAAGGTCTAATCACTCTTTGACCCGAGCGGATCCCGGATATTCCTTTGACGCCCGTTCCACGAATCAGACGCATCAGCACAGTTTCTGCCTGATCATCAAGATGATGCCCTAATGCAATCCGGTTATAGCCATAACGATCGCAGATTTCTTCAAAATAAGCGTAACGAACCTGACGACCAGCTACTTCAATAGATATTTTGTGATCGTGTGAGATTTTTTTCACATCTTTTCGGGCCGAAAAAAAAGGAATTTTATGCAAATCACAAAAATCCCCTACCATTTTCTCATCGTTATCAGCGGCATCTCCGCGCAAACCATGATTAAGATGTGCTACCCCTATCTCAATTTTAAAATACTTTTTAAAATGATCCAAAAAATATAATAAGGCCAGCGAATCGGCTCCACCGGAAACTCCGATAAGCACATGATCGCCAGCCGTGATCAGGTCGTTTTCATGGATGTAATTAAGAACTTTCTTTTCCATGGACTCTCCAATTATTTAAAATCAGGTAAAAAAATGGTGGTCGCAACAGGGCTCGAACCTGTGACCCTCTGCTTGTAAGGCAGATGCTCTCCCAGCTGAGCTATGCGACCACAAAAATAAAATATTAAACTGGTGACCCCTAGGAGAATCGAACTCCTGTTACCGCCGTGAAAGGGCGGTGTCTTAACCGCTTGACCAAGGGGCCATTGAAAAGCTGTTATATAAATCTTATGGTAGCGGCGAACGGAGTCGAACCGCTGACACTACGGGTATGAACCGTATGCTCTAGCCAACTGAGCTACGCCGCCATAAAATGAGTTGTTTTGGTTGCGGGAGCAGGATTTGAACCTACGACCTCCGGGTTATGAGCCCGACGAGCTACCAAGCTGCTCCATCCCGCGTCATTAAATTTTTAAGTGGTGCCGAAGATCGGAATCGAACCGATACGATCTGTTAAAATCGCAGGATTTTAAGTCCTGTGCGTCTGCCAGTTCCGCCACTCCGGCACTTCTTTGTTTTCCTCTTGTTCAAGGGACAAGTGTTATTATACGCACTTTAGAGAACAAAGTCAAGCAATATTTAAACTTTTTTTATTTTTTTTATTTTTTGTCGATAAAATGTTTAAAAGCCGCACCCTCAAGGTTATCATAATCACAGACTGTAAAGGAAAATTTGCCAGTGAGTTTTAAAATATTGTGCAAAATCATCGCTCCCGCCAAAATAATATCCGCCCGTTTAGCTTCCAGTCCAGCAATTTTCTGCCGCTCAGCAATCGTTTTTTGTGACAATTCAGAAATCATTGTTTCCAGCTCCAGACGGGTAATCTGACTTTTATGAACTTTCTCACTGTCATAAATATCAAGTCGCTGATGAATTGTTGAAAGGCTGGTCGCTGTCCCCCCAATTCCCACCAGTTTGTATGTATCGGTCGGAACAATATCTTTTACCCTATTTTGCAGTTCTTCACTTATTTTAGCGTTTAAAGCTTCCATTTGGGCCCTGGTTGGCGGATCATCATGCAGAAAGCTTTCAGTCCCCCGAACGCAACCCATATTCAGACTCATCATCTGACTGATCTGATTCTTTTCACCAAGAATAAACTCGGTACTGCCGCCGCCGATATCAAAAACCAAAAGCTTTTCTTCAAAACATTGCGAAACACCCATAAAACCCAACTGAGCCTCTTCTTCTCCACCAATAACGACCACATCAAGACCAAGACGCTCTTTAACGGTTTTCTGGTATTCTGCTGTATTGGAGGCATCTCGCATAGCACTGGTGCCAAAAATATAAAAATCCTCCACTTCATAATCAGCAGCGATCTTTAAAAATTCCTCCAATGCTTCAGTATTTCTTTTCTGGGCATCCGGATGAAGTTCTTTCGTTTCATTTACGCCCTGACCCATCCGGGTATATCTTACAGATTTATTAATCCTTGTCAGTTCCCCATCGTCTTCTCTGAAGATCAGCATTCGGGTGGAATTTGTCCCGATATCCATCACTGCACACGGCTTTTTTCTCTGTTTTATAATTTCATCCAATCGATTCACTTTCACTTTCTGGAGTATTCTCCTCAATCACTGGGATTACAATGGTTTCATCCGGATAATACAAACCCAGGTACTTCCTGGCTACATATTCCACATAGCTTTTGCTGCCCATCTGTTCCACTTCCTCATCCAGCTGATTGCTTCTGACTTCCTCATCTTCAATCCCTTGAAGAATCTCTTCTTTTTGCTTTTCCAGCTTATAGATGGTCAGGGCGTTGGCACCGTACATATAAATAACCAGGCCAATTAAAAACACAATAACTGCTACTATCAGCATTCTTCTCTGAAGCTGTTTTCTCTGTTTTATATTCACCGCAGCCCTCCCTTAAAAATATTCAACTACAACAATTTTATAGTTCTTTATACATTTTTGCAGCTGCATCTTTAGGCGCGTGTTCCAGAAGTTCAAGGACTTCTACTTTCTGCTCCCGTTCGCCAAAACGGATTGTAATAATATCTCCGACCGCAACCCGGTCACCAGCCTTGGCTACTTTATCATTGATAGAAATTCGCCCGCCATCGCAAGCTTCTTTGCCAACGGTTCGTCTTTTAATGATCCGTGCATTTTTTAAAAATTTATCGATTCTCATTGTATCACCTTTTTATTAAACGTTTCGTTAAAATTATTTAAACCTGATTTTTGGCGCATATGAAAAGCCAGAGCTTCGCTCTGGCTTCAGGTTTTTTCTACTTATTTACTTCATCCTTAAAGCCTTTACCCGCTTTAAAACCCGGGGCTTTTGAAGCAGCAATTTCAATTGGCTCTTTAGTTCTTGGGTTTAAACCAGTTCTGGCAGCCCGTTCTCTAACTTCAAAGGTTCCGAATCCAACCAGTGATACCTTGTCTCCATTTTTCAAGGTCTCAACTACCGTATCCATGAACGCTCCCAACGCCTTTTCCGAATCTTTCTTCGACAGACCCGATTTTTCTGCCATCTGGGCAAGTAATTCTGATTTGTTCATTTTTTCCTCCATCTAATTGTTCCAGTATTCTATGTATAATATTATAAGCATGATTGCCCCTCAATTACAAGCCTTTTTTGCTTTTTTAGGGGATTTAGGAGAGTTTTTGCGTTTTTGACGCGTTCCAGAAGCGATTCATTGTCTCAAAATCGCAATCTTGGAAGTTTTTTTCCTCTTGACGGGCTAATTTTTCCATTTCTTTGAACCTGGCAACAAATTTTTTTGTTGCTTTTCTTAACGCAAATTCCGCGTTTATCTGATAAAGTCTGGCCACATTAACCATCGAAAATAGCAGATCTCCTAATTCTTCTTCCATATTCGAAGTATCATTTTGACTCACTGCCATCGTAAATTCTTCAATTTCCTCTGTCAGTTTGGTCAATGCATCCTGTTTTTTCTGCCAGTCAAATCCGACTTTAGCAGCTTTTTTCTGAATTTTTTGAGCCTGCATCAAGGCGGGAAATGAATCCGGCACTTTTTTAAAGCCATCCGAAATCTCATGAACTGAATCGACCTGGTCAAGACCTTTTTCTGCCCGCTTAATTGCTTCCCAATTCACTTCTACTTCCTTGGCTTCTATCTCTTCCTGGCTTAAAAAGACATGAGGATGCCGTCTAATCATCTTTTCATTGATTCCCGATAAAACTTCATGGATATTAAACTGGCCCTTTTTTTCGCCTAATATAGCGTGAAAAACGATCTGAAATAGTACATCACCCAGTTCTTCTGCCAGATTTTCACTATCTTCCTTATCAATCGCATCGATTACTTCATAAGCTTCCTCGATTAGATAGGGGCGTAAACTTTCAGGCGTCTGTTGTTTATCCCAGGGACAGCCTTCTTCACTTAATAATTTATTGACAATTTCAAAAACCCCGACAAATCCGGTATTTTCTTCAGCCGGCACAAAAAGACTGGTCAAATGATTAACTTCCTCAACCCGATCCAGCTCATAAAGGGGGATCTCGATGCTTTTTTCCATTTCCGGAATGCCAGCATTGATCAGCAAAGCAACTCTTTTCTCCGGATCAAAAATTTTCATCAATTCAAGTTTAACCTCTGATGCCATATGACGATTGTAAACTTGCGTAATTAACAGATTCCCCGAACATTCCAGGCCATTTAAGTTAAAGGCATCAATAATTTTAAGGCCGGCAACCGGGTCAAATTCCAGGGCATTCATGGTAACGTCCACAAAACTGACACCTGGATGAATGGTATAAGTGATTCCTTGCTGTTTTGCCTTTTCAGTCAGTTTGACAACTGTTTCCTCGCCAAACAAAGGATTTCCCGGCACTGCATAAACAATATCAATTGTTTTAGCCACCTTTATCAGATGGTCTGAAATTTGTTCATAAACATGTTCAAAGGCGCTTTCAGCTTCATAAAGATAGTCAAAACTTTTGTAAGTAATTCCTTTCAGTTCAAGGAATGACACTGTCGGGTGAACTGCTGTTCTTAAAAAATTATCTGCTTCATTTTCCAGAAGCTCCAGCGTTTTTAAGGTCATCTGACCTGGATCTCCCGGGCCCAAGCCTACAATATCTATATGTGCCATTATCTATCCTTTCTGCCTTGTGAAAGTCCATTCACCCGGCCATAAATTTTTAACAATCGACTACTTCCCGGAAAATAACTCAGCTCTTCCTCTGTAATCCCTTTAATCAGAATCATTATTACGCCATAAAATACAATCGCCAGTAAAATGGCTATAATAAGTCCCCAGAAAATTCCGAAAAGGCTCGTCATAACCAGATAAACAAAGTAAGTGATTAGACCCATAATTACAGATGCAATCAGTGGTTTTAACATATCATGAACCCAGTCCATTTTTATTCGTGTATAGCGCCTTACCGCACTGTAATTGGCAAAAGTCAGGTAAGCAAAGGTTATAATACTACTGATTACAATCCCCTGAATGTTGATAAATGAAATTGACAAGAAAATCCATCCAGTTACAAAGCGAATCACCATGGCAATCCCCAAATTGTAAAGCGGTATCCGAAATTTATCAATCGACTGGAGCATGCTCTGAAAGGTATTTGAAAGCATCATAAAAATCGTTGCAATCGAGAACGTTCTTAAAATCGCCGCCCCATAAGGAGAGCCGGGAAACAGAAGATCAAATATCCCCCCAGATAAAACCGCCAGCCCTACACAGGACGGAAAAGCAATCAGAAAAATAATCCTAATCGACAGCTGAATCTTATGAGAAAGCGCTTCCTTGTCCCTTTTGATAAAAGACTCCGAAATCGTCGGAATCATCGCTACTGCCAAAGTTCCACTTAGAACCAGAGGAATGTTGATTAAAATTTCGGCATTGGTAAAATCTCCGAACATCATCGTTGCCGTTACTTCATCAATCCCGGCCACAGCCAGTCGTCCCACATAAATAAAGGAATCAATGGTCGAAAACATTGAAACCAGTGCTGCTGTCAAGGTGACCGGAACCGCTATTATAACCAGTCGTTTCATTAATTCTTTATTGGATTTCTGGCGTCTGTGGGTCTTCTTTTTCAAAAGACGTTTATTTTTCCGGGCAAAGCTTTCATAAAGAAAAAACAGGAAGACTCCAGCCACCAGTCCACCGACTGTCGCCCCGAAAACCGCACCACCAACACCCATTCCGACCGAAAAATTACTACTAAACAGATAGGCTAAGGTAACCCCCAGGATAACCCGGACTATCTGCTCAATAATCTGCGAAACCGCAGTTGGCGTCATGATCTGGAAGCCCTGAAAAAATCCCCTATAGGCCGATAAAACCGAGATAATCAGGGGCGCTGGTGATATAGCAATTAGAGCTGGTAAACTCTCATAGGTCCAGTTTGCTGTTTCGATAATCCAGTCAGCGCCAAAAAATAAAAATAGGGTCGAGGCTGTTCCCAAACCAATTAAAGCCAGCATCGATACCTTAAAAACCCGGTGAGCTGTCGCATACTCACCCCTTGCAATATTTTCCGAAACCATTTTTGAAATGGCTACCGGAATCCCTACTGTCGAAACCATCAAGAGGGTATTATAGATAGCAGTTACGTTACCATAGATTCCATTTCCATAGCTCCCTACCATCTGATAAAGCGGGATCTTAAAAAACAATCCCAGAAATCGGGATAATATTCCCGCTGCCGCCAATATCGTGGCGCCTTTTAAGTAATTTGCTGTACGTCCTGACATGCTATCCTCTTCCATTCTAAGTTTAAGGCACTGATAAATCAGTGCCTTAAAGTGTTAATTAATTTGTATTAGCAATTTGGGGTACCTGATTGTTAAATCCGGTTCTCGTATACTGTTACATTCATCTGTGTTTTTAATTCTTCCACATAGGCATCAAATGGATCAGCAATATCGTTAATCTCAATTTTAACATCTTTCATCAAACTTTCCTTTAAAGCACTGAATTCATCGTCTATTGCGTTTTCAGTCAAGGTTTCTTTAATTTCGTCGCGCTTTTCGTCCAGTGAC
This genomic interval from Eubacteriaceae bacterium ES3 contains the following:
- the ftsH gene encoding ATP-dependent zinc metalloprotease FtsH, encoding MIGFYMVILLIIVVAVTFLNPVQDEVTTIIYSDLVNELENNQVQEIEINNSKVTGVLKSGEQFESIVPQYVIDEQVTPYILENNLQVTITEQQDSWWISLIPSVVIIILMVVFFMVFSQQSGGGGGKVMSFGKSRAKLHVEGENKVTFKNVAGADEEKEELEEIVDFLKSPDRYRKLGARIPKGVLLVGPPGTGKTLLARAVAGEAAVPFFTISGSDFVEMFVGVGASRVRDLFETAKKNAPCILFIDEIDAVGRHRGAGLGGGHDEREQTLNQLLVEMDGFGINEGIIIIAATNRPDILDPALLRPGRFDRQVTVGVPDVKGREEILNVHKKDKPLGEDVDLQVIAKGTPGFTGADLENLMNEAALLSARKQKKIIDMVELEEAIKRVIAGPEKKSKVINEDDLVITAYHEAGHAIVLHLLPQCDTVHEISIIPRGMAAGYTLSLPDDDRQHMSKTKLLENICGLLGGRAAEKIALDDICTGASNDIERATKLARSMVTEWGMSEHLGPMTFGHSDSGEVFLGRDISRSRNYSEEVAAVIDREIRNIVENAFERACFILNEQRDKLEEIAQRLLKDKTVTGEEFKALFEGVAIEEAEVIESLDSETEVSE
- a CDS encoding polysaccharide biosynthesis protein; the encoded protein is MSGRTANYLKGATILAAAGILSRFLGLFFKIPLYQMVGSYGNGIYGNVTAIYNTLLMVSTVGIPVAISKMVSENIARGEYATAHRVFKVSMLALIGLGTASTLFLFFGADWIIETANWTYESLPALIAISPAPLIISVLSAYRGFFQGFQIMTPTAVSQIIEQIVRVILGVTLAYLFSSNFSVGMGVGGAVFGATVGGLVAGVFLFFLYESFARKNKRLLKKKTHRRQKSNKELMKRLVIIAVPVTLTAALVSMFSTIDSFIYVGRLAVAGIDEVTATMMFGDFTNAEILINIPLVLSGTLAVAMIPTISESFIKRDKEALSHKIQLSIRIIFLIAFPSCVGLAVLSGGIFDLLFPGSPYGAAILRTFSIATIFMMLSNTFQSMLQSIDKFRIPLYNLGIAMVIRFVTGWIFLSISFINIQGIVISSIITFAYLTFANYSAVRRYTRIKMDWVHDMLKPLIASVIMGLITYFVYLVMTSLFGIFWGLIIAILLAIVFYGVIMILIKGITEEELSYFPGSSRLLKIYGRVNGLSQGRKDR
- the hpt gene encoding hypoxanthine phosphoribosyltransferase → MRADIQEVLVDEAALKKRISEMGQELTEVYQDKNPLLIGVLKGSAIFMADLIREMDVIMEIDFLKASSYGNEARSCGTVKLEHDISMEVKDRYILLVEDIIDTGNTLKFLMDSFKTMGAKDVKVCSLLDKPERREQHVTADYIGFDIPNEFVVGYGLDFAQKYRNLPYIGILKKEVYE
- the mazG gene encoding nucleoside triphosphate pyrophosphohydrolase, giving the protein MAHIDIVGLGPGDPGQMTLKTLELLENEADNFLRTAVHPTVSFLELKGITYKSFDYLYEAESAFEHVYEQISDHLIKVAKTIDIVYAVPGNPLFGEETVVKLTEKAKQQGITYTIHPGVSFVDVTMNALEFDPVAGLKIIDAFNLNGLECSGNLLITQVYNRHMASEVKLELMKIFDPEKRVALLINAGIPEMEKSIEIPLYELDRVEEVNHLTSLFVPAEENTGFVGVFEIVNKLLSEEGCPWDKQQTPESLRPYLIEEAYEVIDAIDKEDSENLAEELGDVLFQIVFHAILGEKKGQFNIHEVLSGINEKMIRRHPHVFLSQEEIEAKEVEVNWEAIKRAEKGLDQVDSVHEISDGFKKVPDSFPALMQAQKIQKKAAKVGFDWQKKQDALTKLTEEIEEFTMAVSQNDTSNMEEELGDLLFSMVNVARLYQINAEFALRKATKKFVARFKEMEKLARQEEKNFQDCDFETMNRFWNASKTQKLS
- a CDS encoding HU family DNA-binding protein, with product MNKSELLAQMAEKSGLSKKDSEKALGAFMDTVVETLKNGDKVSLVGFGTFEVRERAARTGLNPRTKEPIEIAASKAPGFKAGKGFKDEVNK
- the tilS gene encoding tRNA lysidine(34) synthetase TilS: MEKKVLNYIHENDLITAGDHVLIGVSGGADSLALLYFLDHFKKYFKIEIGVAHLNHGLRGDAADNDEKMVGDFCDLHKIPFFSARKDVKKISHDHKISIEVAGRQVRYAYFEEICDRYGYNRIALGHHLDDQAETVLMRLIRGTGVKGISGIRSGQRVIRPFLPVSKREILDYCGEKGLVYHTDESNFSDLYTRNKIRHEIMPGILSINPRAQEHFCQFAQIAADYEDFLADYVVRIEGHIIRKEKDRVSIDRSLWLKERKLVREELLRRAILLFKGSLKEIEYNHIIAFARLIKGDKTTGEVHFPLGVKGVRRYQSISIEAVKEALERKVFTKTILPDKTYILSSFRLIIETEMLKPDQWEAKKDEYFAKDLKNHSEKIFDYDKIMDKLVIRYREIGDFFYQSGMTGKKSLKKYCIDKKIARQERDEIPLLTSGNEVLWVVGHTVNSRLLAERKTINAIRIKIKLC
- a CDS encoding septum formation initiator family protein, producing the protein MNIKQRKQLQRRMLIVAVIVFLIGLVIYMYGANALTIYKLEKQKEEILQGIEDEEVRSNQLDEEVEQMGSKSYVEYVARKYLGLYYPDETIVIPVIEENTPESESESIG
- a CDS encoding Ppx/GppA phosphatase family protein, which produces MKVNRLDEIIKQRKKPCAVMDIGTNSTRMLIFREDDGELTRINKSVRYTRMGQGVNETKELHPDAQKRNTEALEEFLKIAADYEVEDFYIFGTSAMRDASNTAEYQKTVKERLGLDVVVIGGEEEAQLGFMGVSQCFEEKLLVFDIGGGSTEFILGEKNQISQMMSLNMGCVRGTESFLHDDPPTRAQMEALNAKISEELQNRVKDIVPTDTYKLVGIGGTATSLSTIHQRLDIYDSEKVHKSQITRLELETMISELSQKTIAERQKIAGLEAKRADIILAGAMILHNILKLTGKFSFTVCDYDNLEGAAFKHFIDKK
- a CDS encoding RNA-binding S4 domain-containing protein; amino-acid sequence: MRIDKFLKNARIIKRRTVGKEACDGGRISINDKVAKAGDRVAVGDIITIRFGEREQKVEVLELLEHAPKDAAAKMYKEL